In one Winogradskyella sp. MH6 genomic region, the following are encoded:
- the bamA gene encoding outer membrane protein assembly factor BamA, with protein sequence MEKQANNLPHKKIPKSLAKLIGVVLFFTIPFLGNAQVQDGAKYLIKDITVTGNTNFSPQTIIAYSKLRKDEEIQVGGEKIANAVKTLWKSNLFSSIDIFITDIDGRNANLEIHLMDLPELKDLTIEGVKKGKKDEIITENKLQSGVKVTENLIATTRNYLTNKYKKKGFLNTKVNIQTSEVIDSVEKERVNMKIKIDRGQKVKIKHINFIGNEKLSDKKLRKAMKNTKKKSLSPLRIFKRSKYIEEDFREDLVSIVDRYKEKGYRDARIVSDSIIYNNNKTISLNIEVEEGEKYTFGKIDFIGNTVYSDRQLALLLGIKEGDAYNGVELRERIDDPNDPDAQSLVNAYQNSGYMFSTINPVEVSAEGNVIDMEIRISEGKPAYFNNVTVKGNDVTNDHVIYREIRTRPGELYSKSQIIRTLRELGQLGFFDAQQLVPNIKNPNPVDGTLDIEYEVAEQGSSQIQLQGGYGGGGFIGTLGLSFNNFAIKDIFKKDAYKPVPRGDGQSLALRLQASQFFQTYSFSFSEPWLGGKKPFQLSSSISYSRQFLYNSATRRADKSRRFNILGLTLGVSTRLSEPDDYFLLSQAISYQKYDLNNYNTGLFTFGDGTSNNLSYTIGLSRNNLYTDPIFPTGGSSFTASAKFSFPYSLVNGVDYKALKDERDALDPTDADDYARIGEIDQERFKWLEFYKIKFRADWYTALTKKLVLRPSVEFGFLGAYNNDRGVIPFERFFVGGDGLGNFALDGREIIQLRGYPNQSLSTTDGGSIYNKFSLELRHAITLGAQAKIYALGFLEGGQSINSFRDFNPFNVRRSAGFGLRIFMPAFGLLGIDFGHAFDDLPDGTSPRKWETHFIIGQQF encoded by the coding sequence TTGGAAAAACAAGCGAACAACTTACCTCATAAAAAAATACCAAAGTCCCTTGCTAAATTAATTGGTGTTGTATTATTTTTTACAATACCTTTTTTGGGTAATGCTCAAGTACAAGATGGTGCCAAGTATTTAATCAAAGACATTACGGTTACAGGAAATACTAATTTTAGTCCGCAAACCATTATAGCCTATTCCAAACTTAGAAAGGATGAGGAGATTCAAGTTGGTGGTGAAAAAATAGCAAATGCTGTTAAGACGTTATGGAAATCTAATCTCTTTAGCAGTATAGACATTTTTATCACTGATATTGATGGTAGAAACGCCAATTTAGAAATTCATCTAATGGATTTGCCAGAGCTTAAAGATCTTACTATTGAGGGTGTTAAGAAAGGTAAGAAAGATGAAATTATAACAGAGAATAAGCTTCAGTCTGGTGTAAAGGTTACCGAAAACCTCATTGCTACTACAAGAAATTACCTAACCAATAAATACAAAAAGAAAGGGTTTTTAAATACCAAAGTTAACATTCAAACTTCAGAGGTAATAGATTCTGTAGAGAAAGAGCGTGTTAACATGAAGATTAAGATAGACAGAGGTCAGAAAGTAAAAATAAAGCACATCAATTTTATAGGTAACGAAAAGCTGTCTGATAAAAAACTTCGTAAGGCCATGAAGAATACGAAGAAGAAAAGCCTAAGCCCACTGAGAATATTTAAACGATCAAAATACATTGAAGAAGATTTTAGAGAAGATTTAGTGAGTATTGTAGACCGATATAAAGAAAAAGGATATAGAGATGCTAGAATTGTTTCAGATTCAATAATCTATAACAATAACAAAACCATCAGTTTAAATATTGAAGTAGAAGAAGGAGAAAAATATACCTTTGGTAAAATCGATTTTATTGGTAACACGGTATATAGTGATAGACAATTGGCATTGTTGTTAGGTATCAAAGAAGGTGATGCGTACAATGGAGTAGAGCTTAGAGAGCGTATAGACGACCCTAACGATCCAGATGCACAAAGTTTGGTGAATGCTTATCAAAACTCAGGTTATATGTTTTCTACTATTAACCCGGTTGAAGTTAGTGCAGAAGGTAATGTTATTGATATGGAAATCCGTATTTCTGAAGGTAAGCCTGCTTATTTTAATAACGTTACTGTTAAAGGAAACGATGTTACCAATGATCATGTTATATACAGAGAAATAAGAACAAGACCAGGTGAGTTGTATAGTAAGTCTCAAATTATTAGAACCTTAAGAGAATTAGGGCAGTTAGGTTTCTTCGATGCTCAGCAGCTTGTTCCAAACATTAAAAATCCTAACCCAGTGGATGGTACCCTAGATATAGAGTATGAAGTAGCAGAACAAGGATCTAGTCAAATACAACTACAAGGTGGTTATGGTGGAGGTGGTTTTATAGGTACTCTAGGATTGTCTTTTAACAACTTTGCAATTAAAGATATTTTTAAGAAAGATGCCTACAAGCCTGTGCCAAGAGGTGACGGTCAGAGTTTAGCTTTGAGATTGCAGGCGAGTCAATTCTTTCAAACTTATAGTTTCTCATTTAGTGAACCTTGGTTGGGAGGTAAAAAACCATTTCAGTTATCAAGTTCTATATCTTATTCTAGACAATTTTTGTATAACTCAGCAACACGAAGAGCAGATAAGAGCAGAAGGTTTAATATTCTTGGTCTTACTCTAGGAGTTTCCACAAGGTTATCAGAGCCAGATGATTACTTTTTGTTATCACAAGCAATAAGCTACCAAAAGTATGATTTAAACAATTATAATACAGGTTTATTTACATTTGGTGATGGTACCTCTAATAACCTATCGTATACTATAGGCTTAAGTAGAAATAATTTATACACAGATCCAATTTTCCCAACAGGAGGTTCTAGTTTTACAGCTTCGGCAAAATTTTCTTTCCCATATTCTTTAGTTAACGGTGTAGATTATAAAGCTTTAAAGGATGAAAGAGATGCTTTAGATCCAACAGATGCAGATGATTATGCTCGTATAGGTGAAATTGACCAAGAGCGTTTCAAATGGTTAGAGTTCTATAAAATAAAGTTTAGAGCAGATTGGTATACAGCTTTAACAAAGAAGTTAGTTCTTAGACCAAGTGTAGAATTTGGATTCTTAGGTGCTTACAACAATGACAGAGGAGTTATTCCTTTTGAGCGTTTCTTTGTTGGTGGTGATGGTTTAGGAAACTTTGCGTTAGATGGAAGAGAGATTATTCAGTTACGTGGTTATCCTAATCAGTCCTTGTCAACTACAGATGGAGGCTCTATTTACAACAAATTCTCATTAGAATTGCGACATGCCATAACACTTGGAGCTCAAGCTAAGATTTATGCTTTAGGATTCTTAGAAGGAGGGCAGTCTATAAATAGTTTTAGAGATTTTAATCCTTTTAACGTAAGAAGATCTGCAGGTTTTGGTCTAAGAATCTTTATGCCAGCTTTTGGCTTATTGGGTATAGATTTTGGTCATGCATTTGATGATTTACCAGACGGAACATCGCCAAGAAAATGGGAAACACACTTCATTATTGGTCAACAATTTTAA